A stretch of Synechococcus sp. MIT S9220 DNA encodes these proteins:
- a CDS encoding 2OG-Fe(II) oxygenase: MSENNGTSLIGRYGNAGYEAVADAVMAFFDRRTDLHRPGIAFGPAGDQEPSKLSTDISLVAIDREDPESCALSEVIVRGVRAGLDRYLQERPLFREVCPDQALFVLPIFNLQRYAPGEGFRQWHCDWTISDEATEPVHRVLAWILYCDTVAEAGTEFHWQQHHEEAVRGKLVIFPAGPSHIHRGRVTQKHSKTIATGWINAGTQEGYHQRLARS, encoded by the coding sequence ATGTCTGAGAACAACGGCACCAGCCTGATCGGTCGCTACGGCAATGCCGGCTATGAAGCCGTCGCGGATGCGGTGATGGCATTTTTTGATCGACGCACTGACTTGCACCGACCGGGTATCGCCTTCGGTCCTGCCGGAGATCAGGAGCCGTCGAAGCTGAGCACCGATATCAGCCTGGTGGCCATCGATCGTGAGGATCCGGAGTCCTGTGCCCTCTCAGAGGTGATTGTCCGGGGCGTTCGTGCGGGGTTGGATCGCTATTTGCAGGAACGCCCCCTGTTCCGTGAAGTCTGCCCTGACCAGGCTCTGTTCGTGTTGCCGATTTTCAATCTGCAGCGCTATGCGCCCGGTGAGGGATTTCGTCAGTGGCACTGCGACTGGACCATCAGCGATGAGGCGACGGAACCTGTTCATCGCGTTCTGGCTTGGATCCTCTACTGCGACACCGTGGCTGAGGCCGGTACGGAGTTTCACTGGCAGCAGCATCACGAGGAGGCGGTGCGCGGAAAACTGGTGATTTTTCCTGCTGGCCCCAGTCACATTCACCGCGGCAGGGTGACGCAGAAGCACAGCAAAACCATTGCCACAGGTTGGATCAACGCAGGGACACAGGAGGGTTATCACCAGCGTTTGGCTCGTTCCTGA
- a CDS encoding mechanosensitive ion channel family protein: MNQLFWEIVGWLGYLQRTAVVAQVLLILGLTVGWHLSNPQRRFESLHPALRLLVAPIAMLFIAWLIELPGGKTGLVSYAGLCWLGWNLLNLLNQLLQLLLPTSSVHQLESRLLRPLFLLLVGLNLISKFDNPADLGVIKLGSLFGEILTVNNLVVALLVTYLLLVGTKLPAAGLAWMLQKLLSCSDSSRKALELIVRYLVVGIGITAVGFHIGLNSTALVAIAGGLSVGLGFGIKEVFSNFISGIWLLFEGSVRPGEILMVDGDPCEVRKLGLRATLLWRDRDNAELLIPNQMFFTAQATSYTATDRMRRSEIRVGAAYHHDPQLVLKLLEQTALSVPRVLNHPAPRALQVHYGDSAIEYSLRYWISDPMNNIGIVSEVNQAIWTAFKRDGIEIPFPQQVNTVREIPAFRNEPNAGDNPPVSLR, encoded by the coding sequence ATGAACCAACTGTTCTGGGAAATCGTCGGCTGGCTGGGTTATCTGCAGCGAACCGCTGTGGTTGCCCAAGTGCTGCTGATCCTTGGACTGACTGTGGGATGGCACCTGAGCAACCCGCAACGGCGGTTTGAAAGCCTCCATCCGGCACTGAGATTGCTGGTGGCGCCGATCGCCATGTTGTTCATCGCCTGGCTGATCGAGCTTCCAGGCGGAAAGACTGGGCTGGTGAGCTACGCCGGCCTCTGCTGGCTGGGCTGGAATCTGCTCAACCTCTTGAACCAACTGCTGCAGCTGCTACTGCCTACCTCCAGCGTTCATCAACTGGAAAGTCGTCTGCTCAGACCGCTGTTTCTGCTTCTGGTGGGCTTGAACCTGATCAGCAAGTTCGACAATCCCGCTGATCTGGGCGTGATCAAGCTGGGCAGCCTCTTCGGTGAGATCCTCACCGTGAACAACCTGGTCGTCGCCCTGCTGGTGACCTATCTACTGCTGGTGGGCACCAAACTTCCAGCCGCTGGCCTGGCCTGGATGCTGCAGAAACTGCTCAGCTGCAGCGACAGCAGCCGCAAGGCTCTTGAGCTGATCGTCCGCTATTTGGTCGTTGGCATTGGCATCACGGCTGTGGGGTTTCACATCGGGCTGAACTCCACGGCTCTGGTCGCCATCGCCGGTGGACTGTCCGTGGGCCTTGGCTTCGGCATCAAGGAGGTCTTCTCCAACTTCATCAGCGGCATCTGGCTGCTGTTTGAAGGGTCAGTGCGTCCAGGCGAAATTTTGATGGTGGATGGAGATCCTTGCGAAGTGCGCAAGCTGGGCCTGCGCGCCACCTTGCTCTGGCGAGATCGAGACAACGCGGAACTGCTGATTCCCAACCAGATGTTTTTCACCGCGCAAGCCACTAGTTACACCGCTACCGACCGGATGCGGCGCAGTGAGATCCGTGTTGGTGCCGCCTATCACCATGACCCCCAGCTGGTGCTGAAGCTCTTGGAGCAGACAGCTCTGAGCGTGCCAAGAGTGCTGAATCATCCAGCGCCGAGGGCGCTGCAGGTGCACTACGGCGACTCCGCCATCGAATATTCACTGCGCTATTGGATCTCCGACCCCATGAACAACATCGGCATTGTGAGTGAGGTGAATCAGGCGATTTGGACAGCGTTCAAACGGGACGGGATTGAAATTCCTTTCCCACAGCAGGTCAACACCGTGCGTGAGATCCCAGCGTTCAGGAACGAGCCAAACGCTGGTGATAACCCTCCTGTGTCCCTGCGTTGA
- a CDS encoding ABC-2 family transporter protein, whose translation MRLFGLNRRIVRALLGSQYAHMLEYRAEIALWALSGVLPFIMLSLWSGSDARSQLGLDGVALDRYFLSAFLVRQFSVVWMVYAFEEDALLGRLSPYLLQPLHPLWRYVASHLGEQLTRLPFAAGIAGVFFLIQPQAFWIPSLGGFLLAWIATWMAFAIAFLLQSLIASLCFWSEKATALERLLFLPFLFLSGLLAPLTAFPPAVQAWVRWTPFPYLIDFPARVLSGDSVDLAAGFAAQLAWVGLLLPLVLLLWRAGVRRYSAMGA comes from the coding sequence ATGCGTCTCTTCGGGCTCAATCGTCGAATCGTGCGCGCTCTGTTGGGTAGTCAGTACGCGCACATGCTCGAGTACCGCGCTGAGATCGCACTCTGGGCTTTGTCTGGAGTGCTGCCGTTCATCATGCTCAGCCTCTGGAGCGGCAGTGACGCCCGGTCTCAACTGGGTTTAGACGGAGTGGCTCTGGACCGTTATTTCCTCAGCGCCTTTCTGGTGCGTCAGTTTTCGGTGGTTTGGATGGTTTATGCCTTCGAGGAAGATGCGCTGCTGGGCAGGCTCTCGCCCTATTTGCTTCAACCGTTGCATCCCCTCTGGCGCTATGTGGCCTCGCACCTGGGTGAGCAGCTCACCCGGCTGCCCTTCGCTGCCGGCATCGCCGGTGTGTTTTTTCTGATTCAGCCGCAAGCCTTCTGGATTCCATCGCTGGGTGGATTTCTGCTGGCTTGGATCGCCACCTGGATGGCCTTTGCGATCGCTTTTTTGCTTCAGAGCCTGATTGCATCGTTGTGTTTCTGGAGTGAGAAAGCCACGGCGCTGGAGCGGTTGCTGTTTCTGCCTTTTCTGTTCCTCTCCGGACTGCTGGCTCCCTTAACGGCCTTCCCACCTGCTGTGCAGGCCTGGGTGCGCTGGACACCTTTCCCCTATCTGATCGATTTTCCAGCTCGGGTTTTGTCGGGTGATTCGGTGGATCTGGCAGCAGGTTTCGCTGCACAGTTGGCATGGGTGGGCTTGCTTCTGCCGCTGGTGTTGTTGCTTTGGCGAGCCGGTGTTCGGCGCTACAGCGCCATGGGGGCCTGA
- a CDS encoding ATP-binding cassette domain-containing protein produces the protein MIKVERLSKTYRVADKQPGLAGTLRHFLRRRQRDVSAVRDVSFAIAPGEMVGFLGANGAGKTTTLKMLCGLIYPSSGQVLVAGHHPQRRHPDFLRRITLVMGQKQQLIWDLPPMDSLRVNAAVYGIPDRVASRRIAELSDLLELGEELTRPVRKLSLGQRMKAELLAALLHEPELLFLDEPTLGLDVNAQLRVRQFLAEYNRRTGATVLLTSHYMADITALCPRVLLIHQGQLFHDGPLDRLTSRLAPERHVRLELEEPAPAEAFSGLGHLDSLENCEVNLRVDPASLTRVLAQILERFEVRDLEVNDPPIDQLIGELFRQGSL, from the coding sequence TTGATCAAGGTCGAAAGGCTGAGCAAGACGTATCGCGTCGCTGACAAGCAGCCTGGCCTGGCCGGTACTCTTCGCCATTTTCTGCGTCGGCGCCAGCGAGATGTGTCGGCGGTTCGGGATGTGTCGTTCGCGATCGCTCCCGGAGAGATGGTCGGTTTTCTCGGAGCCAACGGCGCCGGCAAGACGACCACGCTCAAAATGCTGTGTGGCTTGATCTATCCCAGTTCTGGACAGGTGCTGGTGGCTGGTCATCACCCCCAGCGACGGCACCCCGATTTTCTGCGGCGTATCACGTTGGTGATGGGCCAGAAGCAACAGCTCATTTGGGATTTGCCGCCGATGGATTCGTTACGCGTCAACGCGGCGGTCTACGGCATTCCGGATCGTGTTGCCAGCAGACGGATTGCCGAGCTGTCAGACCTGCTTGAGCTGGGCGAAGAACTCACTCGTCCGGTGCGCAAGTTGTCGTTGGGTCAGCGCATGAAGGCTGAGCTGCTCGCTGCCTTGCTGCATGAACCGGAGCTGTTGTTTCTGGACGAGCCGACCCTGGGGTTGGATGTGAACGCCCAGTTGCGGGTGCGCCAGTTTCTGGCCGAGTACAACCGCCGCACCGGTGCCACTGTTTTATTGACCAGTCACTACATGGCTGACATCACGGCTCTTTGTCCCCGTGTGTTGCTGATTCACCAGGGTCAGTTGTTCCATGACGGTCCCCTGGATCGCCTCACCAGTCGTCTCGCTCCAGAGCGCCATGTGAGGCTTGAATTGGAAGAGCCCGCTCCTGCCGAAGCCTTTTCTGGATTGGGTCATCTCGACAGCCTTGAGAACTGCGAGGTCAACCTGCGGGTGGACCCGGCATCACTCACAAGGGTTCTGGCACAGATCCTGGAACGTTTTGAGGTGCGTGATCTGGAGGTGAATGACCCTCCGATTGATCAGTTGATCGGCGAGTTGTTTCGCCAGGGAAGCCTCTGA
- a CDS encoding mechanosensitive ion channel family protein, translating into MTQSHLAAKLHLQFLQTNLGLLVGTLALLGAWVTLQMLSRHGRNMGSHLAAALRRPVLFGLGVSLYASWIIHQLNKELGLGLVAQSQVNKISTTLVIASITWAVMNIGQTVVRSASMRRWIRIEDQQDEAMLINVMSRLYTIFVLLVATAVLMVNFGVPSGAIATMLGGAGIGLSFATQQISQNFLSGFMLFFNRPFREGDWINANNLEGTVENIGWYYTRIRTFDRRPLYIPNSVFATNPIENPGEMYNRRIRANISLRYEDLGKIDGISKEVRNHLRQHPDIDQSQSILVNFNEWDSSSINMMVYCFTKTTVWKDWLDIQQSIFLDIAGIVQRSGADFAFDCTTLYPAPGSDSNTLINSLNRSNPTS; encoded by the coding sequence GTGACTCAGTCTCATTTGGCCGCGAAGTTACACCTCCAGTTCCTGCAAACCAACCTCGGATTACTGGTTGGAACCCTGGCTCTTCTCGGTGCCTGGGTAACACTTCAGATGTTGAGCCGCCATGGACGCAACATGGGCAGCCATCTCGCAGCAGCCCTGCGGCGCCCTGTTCTGTTCGGACTTGGCGTTTCTCTCTATGCCAGCTGGATCATCCATCAACTGAACAAAGAGCTTGGACTCGGGCTAGTCGCTCAGTCTCAAGTGAACAAAATCTCCACAACTCTGGTGATCGCCAGCATCACCTGGGCAGTGATGAATATCGGCCAAACCGTGGTGCGATCTGCATCGATGAGGCGATGGATTCGAATCGAGGACCAGCAGGATGAAGCCATGCTGATCAACGTGATGAGCAGGCTTTACACTATTTTTGTGCTTCTTGTTGCGACCGCAGTTCTAATGGTGAACTTCGGAGTTCCGTCGGGAGCCATTGCCACGATGCTGGGCGGAGCAGGCATCGGCTTATCCTTCGCGACCCAACAAATCAGTCAGAACTTTCTCTCTGGCTTCATGCTGTTTTTCAACCGCCCATTCCGCGAAGGCGACTGGATCAACGCAAACAACCTGGAAGGGACGGTTGAAAACATTGGCTGGTACTACACCAGAATTCGTACTTTTGACCGCCGGCCCTTATATATACCGAATTCAGTCTTTGCAACAAACCCGATTGAAAATCCAGGCGAAATGTATAACCGCAGAATTCGCGCCAATATCAGTTTGCGCTATGAAGATTTAGGGAAGATTGATGGCATTTCCAAAGAAGTTCGCAATCACCTTCGGCAACATCCAGACATTGATCAGAGCCAAAGCATTCTTGTGAACTTCAACGAATGGGATTCATCGTCCATCAACATGATGGTTTATTGCTTCACCAAAACAACGGTATGGAAAGACTGGCTTGATATTCAACAATCCATTTTTCTTGATATTGCTGGCATTGTTCAACGCAGCGGCGCTGATTTTGCCTTTGACTGCACCACGCTGTATCCAGCACCAGGCTCCGATTCGAACACCCTCATCAATTCACTGAATCGAAGCAACCCAACGTCATGA
- a CDS encoding extracellular solute-binding protein has protein sequence MRARLAASVLLSTLLLSVSGCSRLGNELPVMLYLAMVIDQDSTIDTTTQTDFRQRIELIISDFRKIKPNVEVQVALYKRANLNQELQRRNASDLGPDLVVTDAPQANQLLSDGLTDELPLQDFKRQQTETTLWERVKLNDGRITAQPIVIYPQIACFNSETVQSPPTTLQELLQQGASGTRIGLAVSFSEVLWTAGSLGAMQSLSRANDDQNLSAQDTESLVAWLTWLQRASAQQNISFFQDQGQLENLLNEGELDWVSCNSNSLLRLRDLMGDNLGVSPLPRGPAGTASPMNAVRVLALGANSSPRQREVAVSLAQFLTNPMVQRNLSLRSLAFLPVNPAVSVPVRSSQTLATLVQSREDSMLHESALARLAHHRNLARDGSQVLVPLVFGTSNPRSSLDSLLKALGSGS, from the coding sequence GTGCGTGCTCGGCTTGCAGCCAGCGTCTTGCTCTCCACCCTGCTGCTCAGCGTCAGCGGTTGCAGTCGCCTCGGCAATGAGCTGCCGGTGATGCTTTACCTGGCCATGGTGATCGACCAGGACAGCACGATCGACACCACCACACAGACCGACTTCCGCCAACGCATTGAGCTGATCATCAGCGATTTCCGCAAGATCAAGCCCAACGTGGAAGTGCAGGTCGCGCTTTACAAGCGCGCCAATCTCAACCAGGAACTGCAGCGCCGCAATGCCTCAGATCTAGGCCCTGACCTGGTGGTCACGGATGCCCCTCAGGCCAATCAATTGCTGAGTGACGGGCTGACGGACGAGCTTCCTTTGCAGGACTTCAAACGCCAACAAACTGAGACAACGTTGTGGGAGCGGGTGAAGCTCAACGACGGCCGAATCACGGCCCAGCCGATCGTGATCTATCCGCAGATCGCCTGCTTCAACAGCGAGACCGTTCAGAGCCCTCCCACCACATTGCAGGAGCTTCTCCAACAGGGCGCATCCGGGACCCGCATTGGATTGGCGGTGAGCTTCTCGGAAGTGCTGTGGACCGCTGGGAGTCTGGGAGCCATGCAAAGCCTGTCGCGCGCCAACGATGACCAGAACCTGAGTGCACAAGACACCGAGTCGCTGGTGGCATGGCTGACCTGGTTGCAACGAGCCAGTGCTCAGCAAAACATCTCCTTTTTCCAGGACCAGGGGCAACTGGAAAACCTGCTCAACGAGGGTGAGCTCGACTGGGTGAGCTGCAACTCCAACAGCCTGCTGCGACTCAGAGATCTGATGGGCGACAACCTCGGGGTTTCGCCACTTCCCCGAGGCCCTGCCGGCACCGCAAGCCCCATGAATGCCGTGAGGGTGCTGGCACTCGGAGCGAACTCAAGTCCACGCCAACGTGAAGTAGCCGTGAGCCTGGCCCAGTTCCTCACCAACCCGATGGTGCAGAGGAATCTGTCGCTGCGCTCCCTTGCTTTCCTGCCAGTGAACCCTGCCGTGTCTGTGCCGGTGCGGAGTTCCCAAACGCTGGCCACGTTGGTGCAGTCTCGAGAAGATTCGATGCTGCATGAATCAGCCCTGGCACGGCTGGCTCACCATCGCAACCTCGCTCGCGATGGGTCACAAGTGCTGGTTCCACTGGTGTTTGGAACCTCAAACCCGCGGTCCAGCCTGGATTCCCTGCTCAAAGCCCTGGGGAGTGGATCATGA
- a CDS encoding valine--tRNA ligase, with protein MSELAKTYDPVGTEARWQQAWEEQGAFHPDPKAPGDPFSVVIPPPNVTGSLHMGHAFNTALIDTIVRYQRLAGKNVLCLPGTDHASIAVQTILEKQLKEEGKTRHGLGRDAFLERAWKWKAESGGRIVDQLRRLGYSVDWGRQRFTLDEGLSEAVKEAFVRLHEQGLIYRGEYLVNWCPASGSAVSDLEVEMKEVDGHLWHFRYPLSSGEGHLEVATTRPETMLGDTAVAVNPSDERYAHLVGQTLTLPFVGREIPIVADDHVEKEFGTGCVKVTPAHDPNDFAIGQRHGLPQITVMRKNGTMNKEAGEFEGLDRFEARKAVVAGLEDLGLLVKVEDYRHSVPHSDRGKVPVEPLLSTQWFVKTEPLAARCREALEKQDPRFIPERWEKVYRDWLTDIRDWCISRQLWWGHRIPAWFVISETGGKYTDTTPYVVARNEAEALEKAKETFGSAAVIEQDEDVLDTWFSSGLWPFSTLGWPNANSADLQRWYPTSTLVTGFDIIFFWVARMTMMAGAFTGEMPFKDVYIHGLVRDEQNRKMSKSAGNGIDPLLLIERYGTDALRFALVREVAGAGQDIRLDYDRKTDTSATVEASRNFANKLWNATRFALMNLDGATPAQLGDADPAALQLADRWILSRLARVNRETADRYSRYGLGEAAKGLYEFAWNDVCDWYLELSKRRLNPGDNASAEVLADQRTARQVLAKVISQMHLMLNPLMPHLTEELWHSVTAEPETTLLALQAWPDVNQAALDDDLEASFAELIAAIRVVRNLRAVAGLKPSQTVPVRFVSGRGDLVEVLQQGMADITALTRAETVQVMTPSEADAAPVTKALAGVSGELQVLLPIEGLVDLDALKARLEKDIAKAEKEIKGLSGRLANPNFADKAPAAVVAECKANLAEAESQADLARRRLEDLS; from the coding sequence GTGTCCGAGCTGGCCAAGACCTATGACCCGGTGGGCACCGAGGCCCGCTGGCAGCAGGCCTGGGAGGAGCAAGGTGCTTTTCATCCCGACCCCAAGGCGCCTGGGGATCCGTTTTCGGTGGTGATCCCCCCTCCGAACGTCACCGGCAGCCTGCACATGGGCCACGCCTTCAACACGGCCTTGATCGACACGATCGTGCGCTACCAGCGCTTGGCGGGAAAAAACGTGCTCTGTCTCCCCGGCACGGATCATGCTTCGATCGCGGTGCAGACGATTCTGGAGAAGCAGCTCAAGGAGGAGGGCAAGACTCGTCATGGTCTCGGCCGTGATGCCTTTCTGGAGCGGGCCTGGAAGTGGAAGGCCGAAAGCGGTGGCCGCATCGTCGATCAGCTGCGCAGGCTCGGCTATTCGGTGGATTGGGGTCGGCAGCGTTTCACCCTGGATGAAGGTCTCAGCGAAGCCGTCAAAGAAGCCTTTGTGCGTCTGCATGAGCAGGGTCTGATCTATCGGGGCGAGTATCTGGTGAATTGGTGCCCTGCCTCCGGTTCGGCGGTGAGTGATCTGGAGGTGGAAATGAAGGAGGTGGATGGTCATCTCTGGCATTTCCGTTATCCGCTCAGCAGTGGCGAGGGCCATCTGGAAGTGGCCACTACCCGGCCCGAAACGATGCTTGGCGACACGGCGGTGGCGGTGAATCCCAGCGACGAGCGCTACGCCCATCTCGTGGGTCAGACCCTCACGCTCCCCTTTGTGGGTCGTGAGATTCCGATCGTGGCTGACGACCACGTGGAGAAGGAGTTCGGTACTGGTTGCGTCAAGGTGACGCCTGCCCATGACCCCAATGATTTCGCCATCGGCCAGCGCCACGGTCTGCCCCAGATCACGGTGATGCGCAAGAACGGCACCATGAACAAAGAGGCCGGTGAGTTTGAGGGGCTGGATCGCTTTGAGGCGCGCAAAGCGGTGGTGGCTGGTCTCGAAGACCTTGGTCTGCTGGTGAAGGTGGAGGACTATCGCCACAGTGTTCCCCACTCCGATCGTGGCAAGGTCCCTGTGGAGCCTCTCTTGTCCACGCAGTGGTTCGTTAAGACCGAGCCGTTGGCAGCCCGTTGTCGTGAAGCGCTTGAGAAGCAGGATCCACGCTTCATTCCCGAGCGCTGGGAAAAGGTCTATCGCGACTGGCTCACCGACATCCGTGACTGGTGCATCAGCCGTCAGTTGTGGTGGGGACATCGCATTCCGGCCTGGTTCGTGATCAGTGAGACCGGTGGCAAGTACACCGACACCACGCCTTATGTGGTGGCACGCAACGAAGCGGAAGCTCTGGAGAAGGCCAAGGAAACGTTCGGTTCAGCCGCCGTGATTGAGCAGGACGAGGATGTTCTCGACACCTGGTTCTCCAGCGGCCTCTGGCCCTTTTCCACGTTGGGTTGGCCTAACGCCAACAGTGCCGATCTGCAGCGCTGGTACCCCACCAGCACCCTGGTGACAGGCTTCGACATCATCTTCTTCTGGGTGGCCCGGATGACGATGATGGCTGGTGCCTTCACGGGCGAGATGCCGTTCAAGGACGTCTATATCCACGGCCTGGTGAGGGACGAGCAGAACCGCAAGATGAGCAAGAGCGCCGGCAACGGCATCGATCCGCTGCTGTTGATTGAGCGTTACGGCACTGATGCTCTGCGTTTCGCGTTGGTGAGGGAAGTGGCTGGTGCCGGTCAGGACATCCGCCTGGATTACGACCGCAAAACAGACACCTCGGCCACTGTTGAAGCCTCACGCAATTTCGCCAACAAGCTTTGGAACGCCACCCGTTTCGCGTTGATGAATCTCGATGGTGCGACTCCGGCTCAATTGGGAGATGCTGATCCTGCTGCTCTGCAGTTGGCGGATCGTTGGATCCTGTCGCGCCTGGCCCGGGTGAATCGCGAAACCGCAGACCGCTACAGCCGTTACGGCCTGGGGGAAGCGGCCAAGGGGCTGTATGAGTTTGCTTGGAACGACGTTTGCGACTGGTATCTGGAGCTGAGCAAGCGCAGGCTGAATCCAGGGGACAACGCCAGCGCTGAGGTACTCGCTGACCAGCGCACTGCCCGGCAGGTGCTGGCCAAGGTGATCAGTCAGATGCACCTGATGCTGAATCCGCTGATGCCGCATCTCACCGAGGAGTTATGGCACAGCGTTACCGCAGAGCCTGAGACCACGTTGTTGGCACTTCAGGCCTGGCCGGACGTCAATCAGGCAGCGCTGGATGATGATCTCGAGGCCTCATTTGCCGAGTTGATCGCCGCCATCCGCGTGGTGCGCAATCTGCGCGCGGTTGCTGGCCTCAAGCCTTCCCAGACCGTTCCGGTGCGTTTCGTGAGTGGCCGCGGCGATCTTGTTGAGGTGCTGCAGCAGGGGATGGCCGACATCACGGCGCTCACCAGAGCTGAAACGGTTCAGGTGATGACGCCGTCTGAGGCGGATGCAGCACCGGTGACCAAGGCTTTGGCTGGTGTCAGCGGTGAGCTTCAGGTGCTGCTTCCGATTGAAGGCTTGGTGGATCTCGATGCCTTGAAGGCTCGTCTGGAGAAGGACATCGCCAAGGCTGAGAAGGAGATCAAGGGTCTCTCCGGTCGACTGGCTAATCCCAATTTCGCTGACAAGGCACCGGCTGCGGTGGTGGCGGAATGCAAGGCCAACTTGGCTGAGGCTGAGTCACAGGCTGATCTGGCCCGCAGGCGTCTGGAGGATCTCAGCTGA
- a CDS encoding ABC transporter permease, whose amino-acid sequence MGRYWRTLRRFWGTALATQLEYQLNVVVELLAVVLSLGGSLLLLSLFFGPGRELGGWNWNQALIVQGFYTVFDGMTTAWLRPNLGAIVTYVREGNLDFVLLKPIDSQFWVSLRTFAPAGLSEVVLGLGLAAWGAHQSGVVLTPAVLVTVLLMLLVAAVILYSLWFLIAATSIWFVKTWNATEVLRAVLASGRYPLEAYPAPLRLLFTLVVPVAFLTTVPAEVLLGRASLPLLALGVVLSAVFFAAARSFWLFALRHYTSASS is encoded by the coding sequence ATGGGGCGCTACTGGCGAACCTTGCGCCGTTTCTGGGGCACCGCTCTGGCCACCCAGCTGGAATATCAGCTGAATGTGGTGGTGGAGCTGCTGGCCGTGGTCCTCAGCCTCGGCGGCAGCCTGTTGCTGTTGTCTCTTTTCTTTGGTCCCGGCCGGGAGCTTGGGGGATGGAACTGGAACCAGGCTTTGATCGTTCAGGGGTTTTACACCGTGTTCGACGGTATGACGACCGCCTGGCTGAGGCCCAACCTGGGAGCGATCGTCACCTATGTGCGTGAGGGCAACCTTGATTTTGTGCTGCTCAAACCGATCGACAGTCAGTTCTGGGTGTCACTGCGCACCTTCGCTCCAGCGGGACTGTCTGAAGTCGTTCTGGGCCTAGGCCTGGCCGCTTGGGGCGCGCACCAATCCGGTGTCGTGTTGACCCCAGCTGTGCTGGTCACCGTGTTGCTGATGCTGTTGGTTGCCGCAGTGATCCTTTATTCGCTGTGGTTTCTGATTGCTGCCACCAGCATCTGGTTTGTGAAGACTTGGAACGCCACAGAAGTGCTGCGGGCCGTGTTGGCGTCTGGGCGCTATCCCCTTGAGGCTTATCCCGCGCCGTTGAGGCTGCTGTTCACTTTGGTGGTTCCTGTGGCGTTTCTCACCACAGTGCCTGCTGAGGTGCTGCTTGGTCGGGCTTCACTCCCCTTGCTGGCCTTGGGTGTTGTCTTGTCAGCAGTGTTTTTTGCCGCTGCCCGGAGCTTTTGGTTGTTTGCACTGCGTCATTACACCTCGGCGTCCAGCTAA